The following are from one region of the Sandaracinus amylolyticus genome:
- a CDS encoding NAD(P)-dependent oxidoreductase: MRILVADKLASFVPGRLQDLGARLDVDPKLEGETLVAAMRELDPEVLIVRSTKVTAQHVETGKSLSLIIRAGAGVNTIDMGAASARGVYVANCPGKNAAAVAELTIGHLINLDRRIADNVASLRAHRWDKKTLGEARGLRGRTLAVLGVGAIAREVIVRAQALGMRVVGWSRRLTEAQAEELGIVRAATPEAAVTHADAVSVHLALTKETEKRIGASVFAAMKPGAYFVNTSRGEVVDQDALLEACSSRGIRAGLDVFAKEPAAGQAPFEEPIADHPNVYGTCHVGASTDEAEEAVGEEVVRIVGAYQRAEPIPNCVNLAVRSAATHVVVVRHADRVGVLAHVLRILSEARHNVQGMENVVFSGGRAALARVEVVGEPSAEVLAAIGESADVFHVGASTI; the protein is encoded by the coding sequence CTCGTCGCCGACAAGCTCGCTTCGTTCGTCCCCGGTCGCCTCCAGGATCTCGGCGCTCGACTCGACGTCGATCCCAAGCTCGAGGGCGAGACGCTCGTCGCGGCGATGCGCGAGCTCGACCCCGAGGTCCTGATCGTCCGCAGCACCAAGGTCACCGCGCAGCACGTCGAGACCGGCAAGAGTCTCTCGCTGATCATCCGCGCGGGCGCGGGCGTGAACACGATCGACATGGGCGCTGCCTCGGCGCGCGGCGTCTACGTCGCGAACTGCCCGGGCAAGAACGCGGCGGCGGTCGCAGAGCTCACGATCGGACACCTGATCAACCTCGATCGCCGCATCGCCGACAACGTCGCGAGCCTGCGCGCGCATCGCTGGGACAAGAAGACGCTGGGCGAGGCCCGCGGCCTGAGGGGTCGCACCCTCGCGGTGCTCGGCGTCGGCGCGATCGCGCGCGAGGTGATCGTGCGCGCGCAGGCGCTCGGCATGCGGGTCGTCGGCTGGTCGCGCCGGTTGACCGAGGCGCAGGCGGAGGAGCTCGGCATCGTCCGGGCTGCGACCCCCGAGGCCGCGGTCACGCACGCCGACGCGGTGAGCGTGCACCTCGCGCTCACGAAGGAGACCGAGAAGCGGATCGGCGCGAGCGTGTTCGCCGCGATGAAGCCCGGCGCGTACTTCGTGAACACGTCGCGCGGCGAGGTGGTCGATCAGGACGCGCTGCTCGAGGCGTGCTCGTCGCGCGGGATCCGCGCCGGGCTCGACGTGTTCGCCAAGGAGCCCGCCGCGGGACAGGCGCCGTTCGAGGAGCCGATCGCGGATCACCCGAACGTCTACGGGACCTGCCACGTCGGCGCGAGCACCGACGAAGCGGAAGAAGCGGTCGGCGAAGAGGTCGTGCGCATCGTCGGCGCGTACCAGCGCGCCGAGCCGATCCCGAACTGCGTGAACCTCGCAGTGCGCAGCGCGGCGACGCACGTCGTGGTCGTGCGCCACGCCGATCGCGTCGGCGTGCTCGCGCACGTGCTGCGCATCCTCAGCGAAGCGCGACACAACGTGCAGGGCATGGAGAACGTCGTGTTCTCGGGCGGTCGCGCGGCGCTGGCGCGTGTCGAGGTCGTCGGTGAGCCGAGCGCCGAGGTGCTCGCCGCGATCGGTGAGAGCGCGGACGTCTTCCACGTCGGCGCATCGACGATCTGA
- a CDS encoding vWA domain-containing protein: MSARLAITIAALAALVACTERRPPQTDGGPPPDAPARPDAGAMHDAGPEDPFDPGSSCVAWVEPLESTVGSLLLLVDQSVSMQLAGREATRWEEIQEGVASWIEQAPAELEVGLVRFPEHATGCGTPVEPTVAIAPLSAEHRAQIVGALGELPFSSETPLTAAVESGFALLDRLPPSEPRGIVLLTDGLDTCHPDGPGVPDRLVRLVRDRATQQQQPTVTISLGGDRGELSVLAANGGAPSFEGCAAVCRWDTPIEACCQFLMVRAGLDEAERLLGESCSFDLPWPSAPSEGDLELVNLGLRRDDGSIERLRIVTPGRPGGEARLGDDGTHVVITDAARCERVRRGEATLIGSFGCAQERW, encoded by the coding sequence ATGAGCGCTCGACTCGCCATCACGATCGCCGCGCTCGCGGCGCTGGTCGCTTGCACCGAACGCAGGCCTCCGCAGACCGACGGCGGCCCGCCGCCCGACGCGCCCGCGCGCCCCGACGCCGGCGCGATGCACGACGCCGGTCCCGAAGATCCCTTCGATCCGGGCTCGTCGTGCGTCGCGTGGGTCGAGCCGCTCGAGAGCACGGTCGGCTCGCTGCTGCTGCTCGTCGATCAGTCGGTGAGCATGCAGCTCGCGGGTCGCGAGGCGACGCGCTGGGAAGAGATCCAGGAGGGCGTCGCGTCGTGGATCGAGCAGGCGCCCGCCGAGCTCGAGGTCGGGCTCGTCCGCTTCCCGGAGCACGCGACCGGGTGCGGCACGCCGGTCGAGCCGACGGTCGCGATCGCACCGCTCTCCGCGGAGCACCGCGCACAGATCGTCGGTGCGCTCGGTGAGCTGCCGTTCAGCAGCGAGACGCCGCTCACCGCCGCGGTAGAGTCGGGCTTCGCGCTGCTCGATCGACTGCCGCCGTCCGAGCCGCGCGGGATCGTGCTCCTCACCGACGGGCTCGACACCTGCCATCCCGACGGTCCCGGCGTGCCCGACCGCCTGGTGCGTCTGGTGCGCGATCGCGCGACGCAGCAGCAGCAGCCGACGGTGACGATCTCGCTCGGTGGCGATCGCGGCGAGCTCTCGGTGCTCGCGGCGAACGGCGGCGCGCCGAGCTTCGAAGGATGCGCGGCGGTGTGTCGCTGGGACACGCCGATCGAAGCGTGCTGCCAGTTCCTGATGGTGCGCGCGGGGCTCGACGAGGCCGAGCGTCTGCTCGGCGAGTCGTGCTCGTTCGATCTCCCGTGGCCGAGCGCGCCGAGCGAGGGGGATCTCGAGCTGGTCAACCTCGGTCTGCGTCGCGACGACGGATCGATCGAGCGCCTCCGCATCGTCACGCCGGGCCGTCCCGGCGGCGAGGCGCGGCTCGGTGACGACGGAACACACGTCGTGATCACGGACGCCGCGCGCTGCGAGCGCGTGCGGCGCGGCGAAGCGACGCTGATCGGCTCGTTCGGATGCGCCCAGGAGCGTTGGTGA
- a CDS encoding putative metal-binding motif-containing protein, translated as MTKRWSISIALILAACGEPGPAPLGDAGALPDASPPTTCGAPGATVGAACTVAAECSDGCFCNGEEACVEGRCEAGTAPCTDEHECTDDVCVEAARTCVFGPDSERCQDDDACNGREVCSADLGCLPAPALLDCSDGDPCTVDECDPTTGCGSRTVLRDADADGAPDARCGGDDCNDALASIGPAREEICDNGIDDDCDGLRDYAEPSCVATNDTCATARAVPGSGSYSGTTVGLAADGTSSCAALGTDAFYSFRIDAPRRVRIAVWTPVDTVVSLRLRSECADPDPTRDVRCANNGGGGAIVVDEPELAAGEYVIRVATAVPVAFGVELSITAPGTPVRGDRCDAELVDITGSTVIAGDFALYDDDLATTCGEAGSLPEVVHRLRLDRPMDVVLEASLGMTPIVFRGVTLEVRRTCDDESTSLGCAMPDAQHDPLFEDQGVSRLRYAPLPAGDYFVIIERRQSFPTYELRATITEPVPRLEGDACGTAVDITNRTATLEARRLVGSGSHGTRFEADYLSNCGGQGTLFYPDAVFRFEVETTSDVMLDVDWLGDNAHLFVQADCGSVASELLCLDTPRSYGPPLLHSLPPGDYFVITRAGAYHAPISARATLLPPTPRPDNDRCEDAIEIGDGASRIDTLYGFQDDVEACWAGRDALYRLTLDRESAVSALVESFDPFSPVTMGLLESDCATPVADECVPRALDRVLPAGTYFLAVQGYQETDFRLDVFVDPI; from the coding sequence ATGACGAAGCGCTGGTCGATCTCGATCGCTCTGATCCTCGCCGCGTGCGGCGAGCCCGGTCCCGCTCCGCTCGGCGACGCAGGTGCGCTGCCCGACGCGTCGCCGCCCACCACGTGCGGAGCGCCCGGCGCGACCGTCGGCGCGGCGTGCACCGTCGCCGCGGAGTGCAGCGACGGCTGCTTCTGCAACGGCGAGGAGGCGTGCGTGGAGGGCCGCTGCGAGGCGGGCACGGCCCCCTGCACCGACGAGCACGAGTGCACCGACGACGTGTGCGTCGAGGCCGCGCGCACCTGCGTGTTCGGCCCCGACTCCGAGCGCTGCCAGGACGACGATGCCTGCAACGGCCGCGAGGTGTGCTCCGCCGATCTCGGCTGCCTCCCCGCGCCCGCGCTGCTCGACTGCAGCGACGGAGATCCGTGCACCGTCGACGAGTGCGATCCGACCACGGGCTGCGGCTCGAGGACCGTGCTGCGCGACGCGGACGCGGACGGCGCGCCCGACGCGCGCTGCGGCGGCGACGACTGCAACGACGCGCTCGCCTCGATCGGTCCCGCGCGCGAGGAGATCTGCGACAACGGCATCGACGACGACTGCGACGGGCTGCGCGACTACGCGGAGCCGAGCTGCGTCGCGACGAACGACACCTGCGCGACCGCGCGCGCGGTGCCGGGCTCCGGCTCGTACTCGGGGACCACGGTCGGCCTCGCCGCCGACGGAACGTCGAGCTGCGCAGCGCTGGGCACCGACGCGTTCTACTCGTTCCGCATCGACGCACCGCGACGCGTCCGCATCGCGGTCTGGACGCCCGTCGACACGGTGGTCTCCCTGCGCCTCCGCAGCGAGTGCGCCGACCCCGATCCCACGCGCGACGTCCGCTGCGCGAACAACGGCGGAGGGGGCGCGATCGTGGTCGACGAGCCCGAGCTCGCGGCAGGCGAGTACGTCATCCGCGTCGCCACCGCGGTGCCCGTCGCGTTCGGCGTGGAGCTCTCGATCACCGCGCCGGGCACGCCGGTCCGCGGCGATCGTTGCGACGCCGAGCTCGTCGACATCACGGGCTCCACCGTGATCGCCGGCGACTTCGCGCTCTACGACGACGACCTCGCGACCACGTGCGGCGAGGCGGGCTCTCTCCCCGAGGTCGTGCATCGGCTCCGCCTCGATCGACCGATGGACGTGGTGCTCGAGGCCAGCCTCGGGATGACACCGATCGTCTTCCGAGGCGTGACGCTCGAGGTGCGTCGCACCTGCGACGACGAGAGCACGTCGCTGGGCTGCGCGATGCCCGACGCGCAGCACGATCCGCTCTTCGAGGACCAGGGCGTCTCGCGGCTGCGCTACGCACCGCTGCCCGCGGGCGATTACTTCGTCATCATCGAGCGGCGGCAGAGCTTCCCGACGTACGAGCTGCGCGCGACGATCACCGAGCCGGTCCCGCGGCTCGAGGGCGATGCATGCGGGACCGCCGTCGACATCACGAACCGCACCGCCACGCTGGAGGCGCGACGCCTCGTCGGCTCGGGCTCGCACGGCACGCGCTTCGAGGCGGACTACCTCTCGAATTGCGGCGGTCAGGGCACGCTCTTCTATCCCGACGCGGTCTTCCGCTTCGAGGTCGAGACCACGTCGGACGTGATGCTCGACGTCGACTGGCTCGGCGACAACGCGCACCTCTTCGTGCAGGCCGACTGCGGCAGCGTCGCGTCCGAGCTCCTCTGCCTCGACACGCCACGCTCCTACGGGCCGCCGCTCCTCCACAGCCTGCCGCCCGGCGACTACTTCGTGATCACCCGCGCCGGCGCGTACCACGCGCCGATCAGCGCCCGCGCGACGCTCCTGCCGCCGACCCCGCGGCCCGACAACGATCGGTGCGAGGACGCGATCGAGATCGGCGACGGCGCGTCGCGCATCGATACGCTCTACGGCTTCCAGGACGACGTCGAGGCGTGCTGGGCCGGCAGGGACGCGCTCTACCGGCTCACGCTCGATCGCGAGAGCGCGGTGAGCGCGCTGGTCGAGTCGTTCGACCCCTTCTCGCCCGTGACGATGGGGCTGCTCGAGAGCGACTGCGCCACGCCGGTCGCGGACGAGTGCGTGCCGCGCGCGCTCGATCGCGTGCTCCCCGCCGGCACGTACTTCCTCGCGGTGCAGGGCTATCAAGAGACCGACTTCCGGCTCGACGTGTTCGTCGATCCGATCTGA
- a CDS encoding putative metal-binding motif-containing protein → MRTTKLIGALVIAWSVACGDGDPPPTPEGDAGQRACVAPGLTHGQLCTHDATCDDGCFCNGVEQCVEGVCAAGERAACDDGVACTVDTCDPATDACTATAADIECDDGDPCNGIEICDLVRDCVPGPDPCDDGDDCTVDSCTGEGECEHEIADRDDDGFVDRLCGGTDCDDAPGAGATRHPGAPEVCGNELDDDCNGNPDALESCPATNDGCDDARAIDASTTLLGTTLGATLDVPSPCVVGANEPGDVIYRVHLAAESDLSVSAASVTPDDPYATAVALALRPWAQCGTPDAEPLACRVADAPTVLTARRLAPGDYALVVTSFAARGPFELTVEIAPPEDGIEGDGCGTPRTITASGTYSLPLLDLRADVADHCRFGDRGGRDAVYRLVLDAPRDVTIEGANALIAVTSVCDDDGRDGDVRGCGAGALTMRALPAGEHWIVVDDARTDPSAISLEIDVTIEPVADDAHEGDVCARAVELTEDVATTIDPLAFGYELGAACEDPTIRPADDLFVRFTLDEARDVIIGASSGWGPPCAVAITDDCSTRGALACRRTGLLRVPSVPAGPHFAAISCMENTGPVEVTFRTETPATPPTNDRCADADPLEPGAAARVVLTAYRDDRRCGNERPDADAFYRLTLGARRRVLFFVTPEEGSGPITLGVLDRCDDAAPTCRTAEASASGTIVFEETLDAGEHLVMLEGDPGAIPAARLRVQTTEPR, encoded by the coding sequence ATGAGGACGACGAAGCTGATCGGCGCGCTCGTGATCGCGTGGAGCGTCGCGTGCGGCGACGGAGATCCCCCTCCAACCCCCGAGGGCGACGCCGGCCAGCGCGCGTGCGTCGCGCCCGGGCTCACGCACGGGCAGCTCTGCACCCACGACGCGACGTGCGACGACGGCTGCTTCTGCAACGGCGTCGAGCAGTGCGTCGAGGGCGTGTGCGCCGCGGGCGAGCGCGCCGCGTGCGACGACGGTGTCGCGTGCACGGTGGACACGTGCGACCCCGCGACCGACGCGTGCACCGCGACCGCCGCGGACATCGAGTGCGACGACGGCGATCCCTGCAACGGCATCGAGATCTGCGACCTCGTGCGTGACTGCGTGCCCGGCCCCGATCCCTGCGACGACGGCGACGACTGCACCGTCGACTCGTGCACCGGCGAGGGCGAGTGCGAGCACGAGATCGCGGATCGCGACGACGACGGATTCGTCGACCGGCTCTGCGGCGGCACCGACTGCGACGACGCGCCCGGCGCCGGCGCGACGCGTCATCCGGGCGCGCCCGAGGTCTGCGGCAACGAGCTCGACGACGACTGCAACGGCAACCCCGACGCGCTCGAGTCGTGTCCGGCGACCAACGACGGCTGCGACGACGCGAGGGCGATCGACGCATCGACGACGCTCCTCGGGACCACGCTCGGCGCGACGCTCGACGTGCCGTCGCCCTGCGTGGTCGGCGCGAACGAGCCCGGCGACGTGATCTACCGCGTGCACCTCGCGGCCGAGAGCGACCTCTCCGTGAGCGCCGCGAGCGTGACCCCCGACGATCCCTACGCCACCGCGGTCGCGCTCGCGCTGCGGCCCTGGGCCCAGTGCGGAACGCCCGACGCGGAGCCGCTCGCCTGTCGCGTGGCGGACGCGCCCACCGTGCTCACGGCGCGACGCCTCGCGCCCGGCGACTACGCGCTCGTCGTCACGTCGTTCGCGGCGCGCGGTCCCTTCGAGCTCACGGTCGAGATCGCGCCGCCCGAGGACGGCATCGAGGGCGATGGCTGCGGGACGCCGCGCACCATCACGGCGTCGGGCACGTACTCGCTGCCGCTCCTCGATCTGCGCGCCGACGTCGCCGACCACTGCCGGTTCGGAGATCGCGGAGGCAGGGACGCGGTCTACCGGCTCGTGCTCGACGCGCCGCGCGACGTGACCATCGAGGGCGCGAACGCGCTCATCGCGGTGACCTCGGTGTGCGACGACGACGGGCGCGACGGCGACGTGCGCGGGTGCGGCGCGGGCGCGCTCACGATGCGCGCGCTGCCCGCCGGTGAGCACTGGATCGTCGTCGACGACGCACGCACCGATCCCTCCGCGATCTCGCTGGAGATCGACGTCACGATCGAGCCGGTGGCCGACGACGCGCACGAGGGCGACGTCTGCGCCCGCGCGGTCGAGCTCACCGAGGACGTCGCGACGACGATCGATCCGCTCGCCTTCGGCTACGAGCTCGGCGCGGCGTGCGAAGACCCGACGATCCGACCCGCCGACGATCTCTTCGTGCGCTTCACGCTCGACGAGGCGCGCGACGTGATCATCGGCGCGAGCAGCGGCTGGGGCCCGCCGTGCGCGGTGGCGATCACCGACGACTGCAGCACGCGCGGCGCGCTCGCATGCCGCCGGACCGGTCTGCTGCGCGTGCCCTCGGTCCCCGCAGGCCCGCACTTCGCGGCGATCTCGTGCATGGAGAACACCGGGCCCGTCGAGGTCACGTTCCGCACCGAGACGCCCGCGACGCCGCCCACCAACGATCGCTGCGCCGACGCGGACCCGCTCGAGCCCGGCGCCGCCGCGCGCGTCGTGCTCACCGCGTATCGCGACGACCGGCGCTGCGGCAACGAGCGCCCCGACGCCGACGCGTTCTATCGGCTCACGCTGGGCGCGCGACGGCGCGTGCTCTTCTTCGTGACCCCCGAAGAAGGCTCGGGCCCGATCACCCTCGGTGTCCTCGACCGATGCGACGACGCCGCGCCGACCTGCCGCACGGCGGAGGCGTCCGCGAGCGGCACGATCGTGTTCGAGGAGACGCTCGACGCGGGCGAGCACCTCGTGATGCTCGAGGGCGATCCCGGTGCGATCCCGGCCGCGCGACTGCGCGTGCAGACGACGGAGCCGCGATGA
- a CDS encoding zinc-dependent alcohol dehydrogenase, with the protein MRALSYQGPYRVSVVNKPDPRIEHPQDAILKITRSAICGSDLHLLHGLIPDTRVGHTFGHEFTGIVEEVGPGVGNLKVGDRVVVPFPISCGTCFFCQRGLFANCENSNPTSDVACGVFGYSHTTGGYEGGQAEYVRVPYANVGPMKIPEDMDEEDVLFLSDILPTGYQGAEMAEITPGDTVVVFGCGPVGLFAMKSAWLMGAGRVIGVDYVDYRLEFAERYAQVETLSFEDVDIIPAIKEMTEGRGADSTIDAVGCEASGSVMQKVVGLGLKLEGGSATAINWCVHATRKGGNVSIVGVYGPPWNLVDIGTAMNKGLTLRMNQCNVKRYMEHLLEHIRAGRIDAKGIITHRFSLEDAPTAYHLFAQKKDGCVKCVLTPGTSTISA; encoded by the coding sequence ATGCGAGCACTCAGCTATCAGGGCCCCTATCGCGTGTCCGTGGTGAACAAGCCGGACCCGCGGATCGAGCACCCGCAGGACGCGATCCTCAAGATCACGCGCAGTGCGATCTGCGGATCGGATCTGCACCTGCTGCACGGCCTGATCCCCGATACCCGCGTCGGGCACACGTTCGGACACGAGTTCACCGGGATCGTCGAGGAGGTCGGCCCCGGCGTGGGCAACCTGAAGGTCGGTGATCGCGTCGTCGTGCCGTTCCCGATCTCGTGCGGCACGTGCTTCTTCTGCCAGCGCGGGCTCTTCGCGAATTGCGAGAACTCGAATCCGACGAGCGACGTCGCGTGTGGCGTGTTCGGATATTCGCACACGACGGGCGGATACGAGGGCGGACAGGCCGAGTACGTGCGTGTTCCGTACGCGAACGTCGGTCCGATGAAGATCCCGGAGGACATGGACGAGGAGGACGTCCTCTTCCTCAGCGACATCCTCCCGACCGGCTATCAGGGCGCGGAGATGGCGGAGATCACGCCGGGCGACACCGTCGTCGTGTTCGGCTGCGGGCCCGTCGGCCTCTTCGCGATGAAGAGCGCATGGTTGATGGGCGCAGGGCGGGTGATCGGTGTCGACTATGTCGACTATCGACTCGAGTTCGCCGAGAGATATGCGCAGGTCGAGACGCTGAGCTTCGAAGACGTCGACATCATCCCTGCGATCAAGGAGATGACCGAAGGGCGCGGCGCAGACTCCACGATCGACGCGGTCGGCTGCGAGGCCTCGGGCTCGGTGATGCAGAAGGTGGTGGGCCTCGGGCTGAAGCTCGAGGGTGGCAGTGCGACCGCGATCAACTGGTGCGTGCACGCGACGCGCAAGGGCGGGAACGTGTCGATCGTCGGCGTCTACGGCCCGCCGTGGAACCTCGTCGACATCGGCACTGCGATGAACAAGGGCCTCACGCTGCGCATGAACCAGTGCAACGTGAAGCGCTACATGGAGCACCTGCTCGAGCACATCCGCGCGGGGCGCATCGATGCGAAGGGCATCATCACGCACCGCTTCTCGCTCGAGGACGCGCCGACTGCCTATCACCTCTTCGCGCAGAAGAAGGACGGCTGTGTGAAGTGCGTGCTCACTCCCGGGACCAGCACCATCAGCGCGTGA
- a CDS encoding IgGFc-binding protein: MTIRVLAVALALVACSEDPRPPGRDAAADDAPESICGEPDTLRCEGLVHYRCSEDGRTREDETRCDEACSASLGCVACVPGQRRCDGDRSEVCLPDGSGYAHVRDCADWGAVCSGNGDCGDECAIAERRNGYIGCEYFAAPLGNHLLDLATFTFRISIANPGAAPSRVRIQRGGEDVHALDVAAGGLEVVTLPWTESAWVGEQPESVASPDAAYRVIADRPVVVTQFNPYEYATPAGAQFSYSNDASLLLPVHALAGRYVGLSFAPFNILDPLAGVVQWTGAIALVGVSPEPVRVRMHLRAPIEAERSGRWPALTTGDVLELDLARGEVVQVFAKRPPPCGAGRDGARTVLGSNAIACDDPAHDLTGSTIEADGPLAVFATHPCLYAPFYAPACDHVEEQLAPVRAWGRSFASTALVQPGVDTANLVRIVASAHDTEVTFDPPPVDGATFALPSRDHRDLVVRGPFAIEATHPVQVSVLTLGAGYAEPETPVGDPALTMLVPREQYRADYTFVAPETYRSTLDGQSYLSVVRAREVEILLDGAPLDVPFRSIGSEQVATFPISGGVHTLVATDPEARIGALVFGLARYTSYAYPAGLDLDTVDLE; the protein is encoded by the coding sequence GTGACGATCCGCGTGCTCGCGGTCGCGCTCGCGCTGGTCGCGTGCAGCGAGGACCCGCGCCCACCGGGACGCGACGCGGCGGCCGACGACGCGCCCGAGTCGATCTGCGGCGAGCCCGACACGCTGCGGTGCGAGGGCCTCGTCCACTACCGCTGCAGCGAGGACGGCCGGACGCGCGAGGACGAGACGCGCTGCGACGAAGCGTGCAGCGCGTCGCTGGGCTGCGTCGCGTGCGTACCGGGCCAGCGCCGCTGCGACGGCGATCGCTCCGAGGTCTGTCTGCCCGACGGGAGCGGCTACGCGCACGTGCGCGACTGCGCCGACTGGGGCGCGGTCTGCAGCGGCAACGGCGACTGCGGCGACGAGTGCGCGATCGCCGAGCGTCGCAACGGGTACATCGGCTGCGAGTACTTCGCGGCCCCGCTCGGCAACCACCTGCTCGATCTCGCGACGTTCACGTTCCGCATCTCGATCGCGAACCCCGGCGCGGCGCCCTCCCGCGTGCGCATCCAGCGCGGCGGCGAGGACGTGCACGCGCTCGACGTCGCGGCGGGCGGGCTCGAGGTCGTCACGCTGCCGTGGACCGAGTCGGCGTGGGTCGGCGAGCAGCCCGAGAGCGTCGCGAGCCCGGACGCGGCGTACCGCGTGATCGCCGATCGGCCGGTCGTGGTGACGCAGTTCAACCCCTACGAGTACGCCACCCCGGCGGGCGCGCAGTTCAGCTACTCGAACGACGCGTCGCTGCTGCTGCCGGTGCACGCGCTCGCGGGTCGCTACGTCGGTCTCTCGTTCGCGCCCTTCAACATCCTCGATCCGCTCGCGGGCGTGGTGCAGTGGACGGGCGCGATCGCGCTGGTGGGCGTGAGCCCCGAGCCGGTGCGGGTGCGCATGCACCTGCGGGCGCCGATCGAGGCCGAGCGCTCGGGCCGCTGGCCCGCGCTCACCACCGGCGACGTGCTCGAGCTCGATCTCGCGCGCGGCGAGGTCGTGCAGGTGTTCGCGAAGCGGCCGCCTCCGTGCGGCGCAGGGCGCGACGGCGCGCGCACGGTGCTCGGCTCCAACGCGATCGCCTGCGACGATCCTGCGCACGACCTCACGGGCTCGACCATCGAGGCCGACGGGCCGCTCGCCGTCTTCGCGACGCACCCCTGCCTCTACGCCCCGTTCTACGCGCCCGCGTGCGATCACGTGGAGGAGCAGCTCGCCCCGGTGCGCGCGTGGGGCCGCTCGTTCGCGTCGACCGCGCTCGTCCAGCCCGGTGTCGACACCGCGAACCTCGTGCGCATCGTCGCGAGCGCGCACGACACCGAGGTCACGTTCGATCCTCCGCCGGTCGACGGCGCGACGTTCGCGCTGCCGAGCCGTGACCACCGCGATCTCGTCGTGCGAGGTCCCTTCGCGATCGAGGCGACGCACCCGGTGCAGGTCTCGGTGCTCACGCTCGGCGCGGGTTACGCCGAGCCCGAGACGCCGGTGGGCGACCCCGCGCTCACGATGCTCGTGCCGCGCGAGCAATACCGCGCCGACTACACCTTCGTCGCGCCGGAGACCTATCGCTCGACGCTCGACGGGCAGAGCTACCTCAGCGTCGTGCGCGCGCGCGAGGTCGAGATCCTGCTCGACGGCGCGCCGCTCGACGTGCCGTTCCGCAGCATCGGGAGCGAGCAGGTCGCGACGTTCCCGATCTCCGGCGGCGTCCACACGCTCGTCGCGACCGATCCCGAGGCGCGCATCGGCGCCCTCGTGTTCGGGCTCGCTCGCTACACGTCGTACGCGTACCCGGCTGGCCTCGACCTCGACACGGTGGATCTCGAATGA